One genomic region from Cardinium endosymbiont of Dermatophagoides farinae encodes:
- a CDS encoding putative zinc-binding metallopeptidase: MRISFDLFDLEPSYSSEILDYAFIICTMIHEFGHYLEMHNDQQSSLRGDSILKINSIVRKFKTMSESNAEREGAYVTEYAKTSWDEDFADTFAYFVLLDECPEPGVSILGDKVRLFYKYPEFVEIRESIRANIRKLGIHPNMSRDELKKLDIYPSTSDTN; encoded by the coding sequence TTGAGGATTTCATTTGATCTATTTGATCTAGAACCTTCTTATAGTAGTGAGATACTAGACTATGCCTTTATCATTTGTACAATGATCCATGAATTCGGTCATTATTTGGAAATGCATAACGACCAACAATCTTCTTTAAGGGGTGACTCTATATTAAAAATAAATTCAATTGTTCGAAAATTTAAGACTATGTCTGAATCCAACGCAGAGCGTGAAGGGGCATACGTCACAGAGTATGCAAAAACTTCTTGGGACGAAGACTTTGCTGACACTTTTGCCTATTTTGTTCTCCTTGACGAATGCCCTGAACCAGGTGTTAGTATACTAGGGGATAAGGTTCGGTTATTTTATAAATACCCAGAATTCGTCGAAATCAGGGAATCCATTCGGGCTAACATTAGGAAGCTAGGCATCCATCCCAATATGTCTCGGGATGAGCTTAAGAAACTAGACATCTATCCCAGTACCTCGGATACCAATTAG
- a CDS encoding ABC transporter ATP-binding protein, with product MSFTIQKGETIALVGASGSGKSTLLSLLSGLYQPNAGTVTIDDLPITQICPTSLHRLIGVVTQESILFHDTVFNNIVLNRSGFSKAAVIETAQVAGAHDFIMRLPQGYDTIIGENGNKLSGGQRQRICIARAILAGPSILVLDEATSALDSVSERNLQESLQSLIKDKTAIVVAHRLSTIYHADKIIVLEQGKIVEQGTHSTLLAQGGIYKQLFVLQQS from the coding sequence ATCAGTTTTACCATTCAAAAAGGCGAAACCATCGCATTGGTTGGCGCTTCTGGTTCAGGAAAGTCTACCCTTTTATCGCTTTTATCTGGTCTTTACCAGCCAAATGCTGGCACCGTTACAATAGATGATTTACCCATTACGCAGATTTGTCCTACATCGCTCCATCGTTTAATCGGCGTTGTCACCCAGGAATCCATTTTATTTCACGATACCGTCTTTAACAATATTGTATTGAATAGGTCAGGATTCAGCAAGGCAGCCGTTATAGAAACTGCCCAAGTAGCTGGTGCACATGACTTTATTATGCGTTTGCCGCAAGGTTATGATACCATTATTGGAGAAAATGGCAACAAGCTCTCTGGAGGTCAAAGGCAACGCATTTGCATTGCCAGAGCGATATTGGCTGGTCCATCTATTTTGGTATTAGACGAAGCCACTTCAGCGTTAGATAGTGTCTCTGAGCGCAACCTACAAGAAAGCCTTCAATCCCTTATTAAAGATAAAACCGCTATTGTAGTAGCCCATAGGTTAAGCACCATTTACCATGCCGATAAAATTATTGTATTGGAGCAAGGAAAAATTGTCGAACAAGGCACCCATTCCACCCTACTGGCCCAAGGAGGGATTTATAAACAATTGTTTGTATTGCAACAAAGCTAG
- a CDS encoding PD-(D/E)XK nuclease domain-containing protein → MEQVKNWYNGYKAGNVVVYNPWSIISCLSEEGRFDVYWVNTGNNDLVKESLFRSSSGIKSKFEQLMQGASLCVPIDKHLSFDLLGRDETALWSLLLFCGYLKFESSHLQFSSDLYDCCVSIPNDEVFRLYNRFFAEWLSNQFDEADDYKFFLDHLIAGNVPSFTEALRCFLLQSASCFDTHGPRKSEGFYHGFVLAMLASLSRTHYIKSNRESGLGRYDVLIIPKKGAKAILLEFKHLRKEEELENAAKLALQQIQDQAYHTELLAYPYVKEVVECGIAFSGKAVLAAYTTYDLVHQQTGAIMLTAKYSQEEWYE, encoded by the coding sequence ATGGAGCAAGTAAAGAATTGGTACAATGGATATAAAGCAGGAAACGTAGTAGTATACAACCCATGGTCTATTATATCTTGTTTGAGTGAAGAAGGGCGTTTTGATGTCTATTGGGTCAATACAGGTAATAATGACTTAGTCAAGGAATCGTTATTTCGTTCTAGCTCAGGTATTAAATCTAAGTTTGAACAGCTGATGCAAGGTGCATCACTATGTGTACCCATAGATAAACATCTATCTTTTGATCTATTAGGACGAGATGAAACTGCTTTATGGAGTCTGCTTTTATTTTGTGGCTACTTAAAGTTCGAAAGTAGTCATTTGCAGTTTAGTAGTGATTTATATGATTGCTGTGTTAGTATACCTAATGACGAAGTATTTAGATTATACAACCGTTTTTTTGCCGAATGGTTGAGCAACCAGTTTGATGAAGCAGATGACTATAAATTTTTTTTAGATCATTTGATAGCTGGGAATGTACCTTCCTTTACAGAAGCATTAAGATGCTTTTTATTACAAAGTGCTAGTTGTTTTGATACCCATGGTCCTAGGAAGTCAGAGGGATTTTATCACGGTTTTGTCCTGGCCATGTTGGCTAGCTTGAGTAGAACCCATTATATAAAGTCTAATAGGGAGAGTGGCTTGGGAAGGTATGATGTATTAATTATTCCCAAAAAAGGAGCAAAAGCGATTCTATTGGAATTTAAACATCTGCGTAAGGAAGAAGAACTGGAAAATGCAGCAAAGCTTGCCCTACAACAAATCCAAGATCAAGCGTATCATACGGAATTATTAGCCTACCCTTATGTAAAAGAGGTGGTAGAATGCGGTATTGCTTTTTCAGGAAAAGCAGTTTTAGCGGCTTATACTACCTATGATTTGGTTCATCAGCAGACTGGTGCTATTATGTTAACCGCTAAATATAGCCAGGAAGAATGGTATGAATAG
- a CDS encoding DUF2795 domain-containing protein, producing the protein MYWTLELISHLEDAPWPAIKDELIDYAKRSGAPFEVIRNLEELDDDDYPYNSPEEIWPDYPTGDDFVFNEDEY; encoded by the coding sequence ATGTATTGGACACTCGAATTAATATCGCATCTAGAAGATGCCCCTTGGCCAGCTATCAAAGATGAGTTAATAGACTATGCCAAACGGTCAGGCGCCCCTTTTGAGGTGATTAGAAATCTAGAGGAATTAGATGATGATGATTATCCATATAATTCTCCCGAAGAGATATGGCCTGACTACCCAACGGGTGATGACTTTGTCTTTAATGAAGATGAATATTAA
- the gltX gene encoding glutamate--tRNA ligase — protein MDAGHAYYAFDTPEEIEAMRERLKAAKVAHPQYNGISREWMRNGLTMPAEQVQEWIASGKPYVIRLKIPHKEMIRFQDGVRGWVKVDTAALDDKVLMKSDGWPTYHFASVVDDHLMEITHVIRGEEWLPSTPIHILLYRYLDCPIPEFIHLPLLLAPNGSGKLSKRHADQYGFPAFPIAWNSPDLKVERAFKEAGYLPEVLLNFLALLGWNPGTNKEVFTKQALIEAFSLERLGKSGVKFDIAKAKWFNQQHIKQQGPAVWASYFMAEAAKENITCSQEDAIAICTLVKDRITFPKDFWQEGRFFFFDPVDYDAELIEKNHAAKGSIMDFAENLKTLVEWNVEQVKALLPKVAGIMPLLRMALTGSKAGPDLIAIMILLGRDKSYKRIKAFLEKAFV, from the coding sequence TTGGATGCGGGCCATGCCTACTATGCATTTGATACACCAGAAGAGATCGAGGCGATGCGGGAACGGCTGAAAGCGGCAAAGGTGGCCCACCCGCAGTACAATGGGATCAGCCGGGAATGGATGCGCAATGGACTGACAATGCCTGCAGAACAGGTACAGGAATGGATAGCGTCAGGTAAGCCTTATGTGATTCGACTAAAAATACCGCATAAGGAAATGATACGCTTTCAAGATGGCGTCCGTGGCTGGGTGAAAGTGGACACCGCTGCTTTGGATGATAAGGTATTGATGAAATCAGATGGATGGCCTACCTACCACTTTGCTAGTGTGGTGGATGACCACTTGATGGAAATTACGCACGTGATCCGTGGTGAAGAGTGGCTACCCTCCACCCCTATTCATATATTATTGTACCGTTACTTAGATTGTCCAATTCCTGAATTTATCCATCTGCCACTCCTATTGGCACCTAATGGCAGTGGAAAGTTAAGCAAACGCCACGCGGATCAATATGGCTTTCCTGCATTCCCTATCGCTTGGAATAGCCCAGACCTGAAGGTGGAAAGGGCATTTAAAGAAGCTGGCTATCTGCCAGAAGTATTGTTGAACTTCTTGGCTTTATTGGGCTGGAATCCGGGTACCAATAAAGAAGTATTTACCAAACAGGCTTTAATAGAAGCTTTCTCTCTGGAACGACTGGGTAAATCAGGGGTTAAGTTTGATATCGCTAAGGCAAAATGGTTTAACCAACAACATATTAAACAACAAGGACCAGCTGTCTGGGCCAGCTACTTTATGGCAGAAGCGGCTAAAGAAAATATAACCTGTAGTCAGGAGGATGCAATAGCGATTTGTACGCTGGTAAAGGATAGGATTACTTTTCCAAAGGATTTTTGGCAAGAAGGGCGGTTTTTCTTTTTTGACCCTGTGGACTATGATGCTGAACTAATCGAGAAAAATCATGCAGCCAAGGGCAGTATAATGGATTTTGCTGAAAACCTTAAAACGTTAGTAGAATGGAATGTAGAGCAGGTCAAAGCGTTGTTGCCAAAAGTAGCTGGTATCATGCCGCTCTTGCGTATGGCGCTTACAGGAAGCAAGGCTGGTCCAGACCTTATAGCAATTATGATCCTACTGGGTAGAGATAAAAGCTATAAAAGAATTAAGGCGTTTTTAGAAAAAGCGTTTGTATGA
- a CDS encoding putative PEP-binding protein yields the protein MLGHRGSRLAITFPEIYTMQLQALFEAALEVTEVALEIMLPLVFDAKEIVFLKNIIEEVHQKTAPQIQYKVGVMIELPRAALQAATLAPLVDFFSIGTNDLTQTTLGISRDDGARFLDSYWQKGLIQEDPFVTLDQTGVGELIQIAVVRGRAAHPNLKIGICGEHGGDPASIAFFESIGLDYISCSPYRVPIAKLAAAKVKK from the coding sequence ATGTTGGGCCATCGCGGTTCGAGGTTGGCCATTACCTTTCCAGAAATTTACACCATGCAGCTTCAAGCCCTATTTGAGGCCGCATTAGAAGTCACCGAGGTGGCATTAGAAATTATGTTACCTCTTGTTTTTGATGCTAAAGAGATTGTTTTTCTTAAAAATATCATAGAGGAGGTTCATCAAAAAACAGCGCCTCAAATCCAATATAAGGTTGGTGTAATGATAGAATTACCAAGAGCCGCCTTACAAGCAGCAACCCTTGCCCCATTGGTCGACTTTTTTAGTATAGGCACCAATGATTTAACCCAAACTACACTTGGTATTTCACGTGATGATGGTGCAAGATTTCTAGACAGTTACTGGCAAAAAGGTCTGATTCAAGAGGATCCTTTTGTTACACTGGACCAAACAGGCGTTGGAGAATTGATTCAAATAGCCGTAGTGCGCGGCAGAGCCGCCCATCCAAATTTAAAAATAGGCATTTGTGGCGAGCATGGCGGAGATCCAGCTTCTATTGCATTTTTCGAGTCGATCGGTTTAGACTATATATCCTGTTCTCCCTATAGAGTACCTATTGCAAAGTTAGCCGCTGCAAAGGTAAAGAAGTGA
- the metG gene encoding methionine--tRNA ligase — MAYPKRYTVTAALPYANGPIHLGHVAGAYLPADIYVRYLRQKKATVVFVSGTDEHGVPVVIRAQQEGVTPRQVVDKYHTLIKEALQGLGISFDIFARTSSPTHYETAADFFKVLHQKGVFEVYETDQYYDPVCKQFLSDRYIKGSCPSCKHPGAYGDQCEACGRTLSPEELIDPISAISGVAPILKSTKHWYLPLNRYEDWLKQWILEDHKDFKTNVYGQCKGWLDQGLQPRAVTRDLAWGIPVPLPEATGKVLYVWFDAPIGYISATKEWAKAQQIDWEPFWQDPDTKLVHFLGKDNIVFHCIIFPVMLKAHGSFILPQQVPANEFLNLEGQKLSTSRNHAVWLHDYLETFPGKADVLRYVLCTIAPENKDSDFTWQDFQDKNNRELVANLGNLVHRTLSLVHRYFDGLVPPSIAPNGADQTLLTDLMDAFTAVGDAIAQFKFKEALQLVMGYAALGNKYLTDRRPWHLVKSNPEEAGIVLHVTLQLIATVTLLIKPFLPTTGDKMAHMLGLQETGWGGDLDVTKLLQPGDRLLPPIVLFEKIEDDIIAAQRAKLQPNATEPVV, encoded by the coding sequence ATGGCTTATCCAAAACGTTATACCGTTACCGCTGCATTGCCCTATGCAAATGGGCCCATCCACTTAGGACATGTGGCTGGGGCCTATCTTCCTGCTGATATCTATGTGCGGTATTTAAGACAAAAAAAAGCTACGGTAGTATTTGTCAGTGGTACTGATGAACATGGTGTGCCGGTGGTGATTCGTGCCCAACAAGAGGGTGTTACCCCTAGGCAGGTAGTGGATAAATACCATACCCTTATTAAAGAAGCGCTGCAGGGGTTGGGTATTAGTTTTGATATCTTTGCAAGAACTTCCTCGCCTACCCATTATGAGACCGCAGCGGACTTTTTTAAGGTATTGCATCAAAAAGGAGTCTTTGAGGTATATGAAACAGATCAATACTATGACCCTGTTTGTAAACAATTTCTATCTGATCGCTATATCAAAGGCAGCTGTCCCAGTTGTAAGCATCCTGGTGCCTATGGTGATCAATGTGAAGCGTGTGGCCGCACACTGAGTCCAGAAGAGTTGATTGATCCAATCTCTGCCATTAGTGGCGTGGCACCTATTTTAAAATCCACCAAACATTGGTACCTGCCCCTAAATAGGTATGAAGACTGGCTGAAACAGTGGATTTTAGAAGACCATAAAGACTTTAAAACCAATGTATATGGTCAATGCAAGGGTTGGTTAGACCAAGGGTTGCAGCCACGTGCCGTAACCCGTGATTTGGCTTGGGGCATTCCTGTTCCATTGCCTGAAGCGACCGGAAAGGTCCTCTACGTTTGGTTCGATGCACCAATTGGCTATATTAGCGCCACCAAAGAGTGGGCCAAAGCACAACAGATAGACTGGGAACCCTTTTGGCAAGATCCCGATACAAAGCTGGTCCATTTCCTTGGAAAGGATAATATTGTATTCCATTGTATTATCTTCCCTGTTATGCTCAAAGCACATGGCAGCTTTATTTTGCCGCAACAGGTTCCGGCCAATGAATTTTTAAATCTAGAAGGGCAAAAACTCTCTACCTCCCGTAATCATGCGGTTTGGCTCCATGACTATTTAGAAACTTTTCCAGGTAAAGCAGATGTATTGCGCTATGTGCTCTGTACCATTGCACCGGAAAACAAAGACAGCGACTTTACTTGGCAAGACTTTCAAGATAAAAACAACCGCGAGCTGGTTGCCAACCTCGGCAATTTGGTCCATAGAACCCTCAGCTTGGTGCATCGCTATTTTGATGGATTGGTGCCACCCAGTATCGCGCCTAATGGAGCAGATCAAACTTTGCTAACTGATTTAATGGATGCTTTTACAGCAGTAGGTGATGCCATCGCGCAATTTAAATTTAAAGAAGCACTCCAACTGGTTATGGGCTATGCTGCATTGGGCAATAAGTATCTAACCGATAGGAGGCCATGGCATTTGGTAAAAAGCAACCCAGAGGAGGCTGGAATAGTATTGCATGTCACCCTGCAACTCATAGCCACCGTAACCCTGTTGATCAAACCTTTTTTGCCTACAACCGGTGATAAAATGGCGCATATGTTGGGGTTACAAGAGACAGGTTGGGGAGGAGACTTGGATGTAACCAAACTGCTGCAACCAGGTGATCGATTGTTACCTCCTATTGTATTATTTGAAAAAATTGAGGACGATATCATTGCAGCACAACGGGCAAAATTACAACCTAATGCTACTGAACCAGTAGTGTAA
- a CDS encoding UDP-N-acetylmuramoyl-tripeptide--D-alanyl-D-alanine ligase, giving the protein MVAIEVLYKQYLTAGSVTTDTRQLAPGAIFFAIRGPHFNGNRFAAEALEKGASYVVIDDPAYAIPSSACILVKDSLTTLIQLAGYHRSQYNGPVIAITGSYGKTTTKELIYTVLQTTYKTVATKGNLNTPIGVALTLLSLQQDTQIAVVEMGATQPGDIALCCTIARPTHGMITAIGAAHLEGFGNITGVIQGKSELYDYLYATGGTVFLNSLDPLLSTISKRFAQLITYPGPNDFAPLELVGEEPYLRYKSSEGKEYTTHLLGKPHINNIAAALCVAKYFNIPAAHEAIQAYIPTNQRMQLMVKGSNQLIIDSYNASPASVQAALDALLQLKVRYRIVILGDMAELGNQTTAWHHKIVQQLCQPCYDQILLCGPFFSFADRKQPNILCFPTKSALENYLDSHTYQDSGILLKAANGMAIDTLVDQLE; this is encoded by the coding sequence ATGGTGGCCATAGAAGTACTTTACAAGCAATACCTAACAGCAGGGTCTGTTACTACGGATACGCGTCAGTTGGCTCCAGGTGCAATTTTTTTTGCGATTCGGGGCCCGCACTTTAATGGAAATCGCTTTGCAGCAGAAGCACTAGAAAAAGGGGCCAGTTATGTGGTTATAGATGACCCTGCTTATGCTATACCCTCATCTGCTTGCATCCTAGTAAAGGATAGCCTGACGACACTGATCCAATTAGCCGGTTACCATCGGTCGCAATATAACGGACCAGTTATAGCTATAACCGGCTCTTATGGTAAAACTACTACCAAAGAACTGATCTATACGGTCTTACAGACTACTTATAAAACGGTAGCAACCAAAGGCAACTTAAACACGCCTATTGGCGTGGCTTTAACCCTTTTGTCGCTGCAACAGGATACCCAAATAGCAGTGGTAGAAATGGGTGCTACCCAACCCGGAGATATTGCTTTATGCTGTACCATAGCACGCCCTACGCATGGTATGATTACCGCCATTGGTGCGGCCCACCTTGAAGGATTTGGAAATATAACAGGTGTAATACAGGGTAAAAGCGAGCTATATGACTACCTCTATGCTACTGGTGGCACTGTTTTCTTGAATAGTTTAGACCCCTTATTGTCCACTATCAGTAAGCGGTTTGCCCAACTCATTACCTACCCTGGGCCCAACGACTTTGCACCGCTTGAGCTGGTTGGTGAGGAGCCCTATCTGCGTTATAAGTCTTCAGAAGGAAAAGAATATACCACCCATTTATTAGGCAAACCCCATATAAACAATATAGCCGCAGCCCTTTGTGTGGCCAAATATTTTAATATACCGGCAGCCCATGAAGCCATTCAAGCCTATATCCCTACCAACCAACGGATGCAACTAATGGTTAAAGGCAGCAATCAATTGATTATAGATAGCTATAATGCCAGCCCTGCTTCGGTGCAAGCAGCACTGGATGCGCTGCTACAATTAAAGGTGCGCTACCGTATCGTTATATTAGGCGATATGGCTGAGCTGGGCAACCAAACTACTGCTTGGCACCACAAAATAGTGCAACAGCTTTGCCAACCTTGCTATGATCAGATACTCCTATGTGGCCCTTTTTTCAGCTTTGCTGACCGCAAACAGCCAAATATCCTTTGTTTTCCAACCAAATCAGCATTGGAAAATTATTTAGATAGCCATACCTATCAAGATAGTGGCATCTTATTAAAAGCAGCTAATGGTATGGCGATAGATACGTTGGTAGACCAGTTAGAATAA
- a CDS encoding pyruvate, phosphate dikinase — protein MLNNKQLKNWIHRFGYHTDYPHRPLSKEICDPSILGNKGYGLAQMSALGFPVPPGFTIITAGCRDYYAKGQTIAQEIWDQVVAEIKLLEKATDKRFGAGPFPLLLSVRSGAQTSMPGMMDTLLNLGLNDETTQLLAQATHDARFAYDSYRRFIEMYGSIIMGINHHLFTAVMAGIKEAENVHHEAGLTLNVLHTVIDRYKKIVLTHSGTTYPQDLFEQLRQTIAAIFASWHNPRAVTYRKLNHIDDQGGTAVTIQTMVFGNRGEDSLTGVLFTRNPSTGARTLFGEYLINAQGEDLVSGLVTPRQITKQGRQAIQASDDSLEEKYPVIFSALSRLATALEDHFREMQDIEYTVEQGKLWLLQTRNGKRSASAAVKIAIDMMQEGKIEAWEVLKRIDYSAIERLLHPTLDENQTIEVLTQGLPAAPGVASGLIACTSEEVVTLSKKGDVLLVREETSPDDISSMAIAAGILTTKGGMTAHAAVVARGMGKPCICGAHDITIDSQTRSLVIGQTKIPMGSYVTIDGTTGQVIKGKVATIRQKPFPEFVTFMHLLDGLKRMEVRANAETVQDAAVALSFGIAGIGLCRTEHMFFSSDRMRLFRKMILTSDHPSRVGILTALMAVQKSDFKALFQTLNGLPITVRLLDSPLHEFLPHHPKEIADLALQIDLPALR, from the coding sequence ATGTTGAATAATAAACAGCTTAAAAACTGGATTCATCGCTTTGGGTATCATACTGATTATCCGCATAGACCTCTTTCGAAAGAGATTTGCGATCCATCTATATTAGGCAATAAAGGGTATGGATTGGCACAAATGTCTGCTTTAGGATTTCCGGTTCCGCCGGGCTTTACCATTATAACAGCAGGTTGTAGGGACTATTATGCAAAGGGGCAAACAATCGCGCAAGAGATTTGGGATCAGGTTGTTGCAGAGATCAAACTACTTGAAAAGGCCACAGATAAGCGTTTTGGTGCTGGTCCCTTTCCGCTGCTGCTATCCGTACGTTCTGGTGCGCAAACCTCCATGCCAGGTATGATGGACACCCTGCTGAATCTTGGTTTAAACGATGAAACGACCCAGCTATTGGCCCAGGCCACCCATGATGCTAGATTTGCCTATGATAGCTATCGTCGTTTTATAGAAATGTATGGGAGCATCATTATGGGTATCAACCACCATCTATTTACAGCAGTAATGGCGGGTATAAAAGAAGCAGAAAACGTGCACCATGAGGCAGGTTTAACGCTTAACGTGTTGCATACCGTTATTGATCGCTATAAAAAAATAGTCTTGACCCATAGTGGAACTACCTATCCTCAAGATCTATTTGAACAATTGAGACAGACCATAGCTGCTATTTTTGCATCTTGGCATAACCCAAGAGCAGTTACCTATCGAAAGCTTAACCATATAGATGACCAGGGCGGTACTGCTGTTACCATTCAGACTATGGTATTTGGCAATAGAGGGGAAGATAGCCTAACAGGCGTCTTATTTACCAGAAATCCATCCACTGGTGCGCGTACTTTATTTGGTGAATACCTAATCAATGCACAGGGCGAAGACTTGGTTTCGGGTTTAGTGACGCCTCGGCAAATTACCAAACAAGGCAGACAAGCCATTCAAGCCAGTGACGACTCATTAGAAGAAAAATATCCAGTTATTTTTAGTGCTTTAAGTCGCTTAGCCACGGCATTAGAAGACCATTTTAGGGAGATGCAGGATATTGAATATACCGTTGAGCAAGGTAAGTTATGGCTGTTGCAAACCAGAAATGGCAAACGCAGTGCTAGCGCTGCTGTTAAAATAGCCATTGATATGATGCAAGAAGGCAAGATAGAGGCGTGGGAAGTTTTAAAAAGGATAGATTATAGCGCTATAGAGCGGCTATTGCACCCTACGTTAGATGAAAACCAAACCATAGAAGTATTAACCCAAGGGCTTCCTGCTGCACCAGGTGTTGCTTCTGGGTTGATTGCATGTACATCAGAAGAAGTAGTCACCCTTTCAAAAAAGGGGGATGTGCTATTGGTTAGAGAAGAAACCAGTCCCGATGATATCAGTAGTATGGCTATTGCAGCAGGCATTTTAACCACCAAAGGTGGCATGACGGCACATGCTGCCGTAGTAGCAAGGGGTATGGGCAAACCTTGTATCTGTGGCGCCCATGACATTACCATAGATAGCCAAACCAGATCACTTGTGATTGGTCAGACAAAAATTCCGATGGGCAGCTATGTAACCATTGATGGAACAACTGGGCAAGTCATAAAAGGCAAGGTAGCCACTATCCGGCAAAAGCCTTTTCCTGAATTTGTGACCTTTATGCACCTACTCGATGGGCTTAAAAGAATGGAGGTAAGGGCCAATGCAGAAACCGTTCAAGATGCAGCAGTAGCCTTATCCTTTGGTATAGCAGGCATAGGGCTTTGTAGAACAGAGCATATGTTTTTTAGTTCTGACCGTATGCGTCTATTCCGAAAAATGATCTTAACGAGTGATCATCCATCCCGTGTTGGCATTTTAACAGCCCTTATGGCGGTACAAAAAAGTGATTTTAAAGCCCTTTTTCAAACCCTAAATGGCTTGCCCATTACCGTAAGGTTATTAGACTCACCCTTACACGAATTTTTACCCCACCATCCCAAAGAGATCGCTGATTTGGCATTACAAATAGATCTCCCCGCTCTGAGGTAG
- a CDS encoding ABC transporter permease — protein sequence MQISFFLAKRYIKQHGNTRLLHRLSRLSCCSMALGTAVLVLVLATMNGMEKLLSTLFYTYTPALKVVPKTGKTFVYDSKLKQNIIDLAGVTDVVEVLEATALVQLHRRQSIATIKGVSCNFTGTDLYKNCTHIDAATFLADGSPQATAGIGIARSLQWAPHNNRVAVFYPKQGGYHLHNPYKRMTLVVGGLFSIAKQIDSKYIIAPIHFVEALTDGLNQRTYWEVVIKDETDLKSTQAAIDKLLPAGYKVINRDEQNEIRRKAIFIERLSVGFIFILVLLLASLHIFFMLCMLILQKQKDIAILVSLGATPHQVGKIFFYHAILVSLKGMLYGMIIAWGVAFLQQKFSLITFTRGGHTTPYPIAMHGLDCLYTVIATTLFSLLASLWPVRRAMQLAAVGSTNGTTNP from the coding sequence ATGCAAATTTCCTTTTTTCTTGCAAAGCGTTACATTAAACAGCATGGCAATACACGATTGTTACATAGGTTGTCTAGGCTTTCTTGTTGCAGTATGGCCTTGGGTACAGCTGTTTTAGTACTCGTATTGGCTACTATGAATGGCATGGAAAAGTTATTATCCACTTTATTTTATACCTATACGCCTGCATTAAAGGTAGTGCCCAAAACAGGTAAAACATTTGTATATGATAGCAAATTAAAACAAAATATCATAGACCTTGCTGGTGTAACAGATGTTGTTGAAGTATTAGAAGCTACTGCGCTGGTACAGTTGCATCGCCGGCAATCCATTGCGACCATTAAAGGGGTATCGTGTAATTTTACCGGAACTGATTTGTATAAAAATTGTACCCATATTGATGCAGCTACTTTTCTAGCGGATGGTTCACCTCAAGCTACTGCAGGCATAGGGATTGCTCGGTCTTTACAATGGGCACCTCATAACAATAGGGTAGCAGTTTTTTATCCAAAGCAGGGTGGTTATCATCTGCATAACCCTTATAAGCGCATGACCTTAGTGGTGGGTGGGCTTTTTTCTATCGCTAAGCAAATAGATAGCAAATATATCATTGCCCCTATTCACTTTGTAGAGGCGTTAACAGATGGTTTGAACCAGCGTACCTATTGGGAAGTTGTCATCAAAGATGAAACCGATTTAAAAAGCACGCAAGCAGCCATAGACAAACTCCTACCAGCTGGATATAAGGTAATCAATCGAGATGAACAAAATGAAATCCGTCGTAAGGCTATTTTTATTGAACGGCTTTCAGTCGGTTTTATCTTTATTTTGGTATTGCTTTTAGCCTCGCTGCATATTTTCTTTATGTTATGTATGTTGATATTACAAAAGCAGAAAGATATAGCCATACTGGTTTCACTCGGGGCAACACCCCATCAAGTCGGTAAGATTTTTTTCTATCATGCCATTTTGGTATCCTTGAAGGGCATGTTATATGGTATGATCATTGCGTGGGGCGTAGCTTTTTTGCAGCAAAAGTTTAGCCTGATTACCTTTACTAGGGGGGGGCATACGACGCCTTATCCTATAGCCATGCATGGTTTGGATTGCTTATATACCGTTATCGCAACCACTTTATTTAGCCTTTTAGCTTCCCTTTGGCCTGTGCGGCGCGCCATGCAATTGGCAGCTGTCGGTTCAACCAATGGTACTACAAATCCATAA